The Prochlorococcus marinus XMU1412 genome includes the window CTGTACTTTTTACTTACGACATATTTTGGTAACCCATTGGCTTGAAAATCTAAGGATGGGTATCTTTGGGCAATTTGACTGGAAAGATTAAAGCTTGCAGAGGCTACTTGGTTTTGTAATGATTTTAATTCATTATTATTTAATATAAGTTTTTCTATTTCTTGATAATCAACAAAAGTAATATTTGATTTTTCTTCTAAAACATTATCAATGTAATTTTTTATTTCGCTCGATAGAACATTCAAGGTATTCATACTTAGAGTAAGCGGAAATAATAAGAAAGGATTTATTACTCTTCTAAGCATGTTTTATAGTTTCGAAAATATTCGATTAACCAATCAAAGTATTAATAATATCATTTGAATCATCAAGAACGTGAATTTTAGTATTTATTTGATTCTCAACTTCTTGAATATTTTTATCATCTAAAAATAAATCAGTATTAATTTTTAACATAATAGATGGTATATAAACAGCTTCTCCTAAATCCTTATTTTTAAGCCCGTAAATTAGATCTTCTCCAGTAAGAAGACCTGTAACAACTTGATCTTGACCCCAATAAATACTTGGCAAACCATATAAATTAATTGTTAATCCATTAATTAAGTTTAATTTCTTAACCGTAGGAATTAGGGCTTCATAAACTAATTTACCAACAATCCAACTAACTTTTTTTGGCTTTTTTACTTTTTGGGGCAGGTCTTGAGTCTTCTCTCTTAATGCTTCTAGAAAGTTTCTAATAGTTCCAACTCCATTAGATTCTTGTGGCATATTTTCGTAGCTTTTGTAACTAGGTAAATTTGTACCAGCAATTAAATACCATTCGTCTGCTAGCCAACAAAAACGAGTCCCAAGAGTAATTTGTAGAGAGGTTTGAATTCTCTCTACTTGTTTAATAGTTTTTTTTGCGTATTCAGGGCTGATTGATTTCAATCCATCATTTTCAGGTCTAAATTTTGTAAGTCCTACAGGAACTATTGCCACTGACAGTACTGTTTGAGAGGTTTTTTTGTAGAATTCAGCAAGTTGCAAAATTGATTTCTCAAGAATATCCCCATCATTTATATCTGGACACACAACAATTTGAGCATGTATTTGAATAGAGTTTTTTTCAAACCAAGAAATTTGATCAAGTATCATTCCTGCTTTTTTATTTTTTAATAATTTTTCTCTTGTGGCGGGATCAGTAGCATGAACTGAAATAAAAAGTGGGGATAGTTTTTGCATAGCAATCCTTTCCCAGTCTTCTTTTTTTAAATTCGTGAGAGTTAAATAAGAGCCATATAGGAAACTTAATCTATAATCATCATCTTTTATATATAGGCTTTTTCTTTTACCACTTGGCTGTTGATCAATAAAACAAAATGGACATCGATTATTGCATTGCTTGATTGAATCAAATAATGCATCTTTAAAATTTATACCTAAATTGACGTCTTGATCTTTTTCAATGTTTATATTGTGAATCTCATGATTTTTATCTAAAACTGATATGTCTAAAATTTCTTCACTAATCAGAATCTGATAATCAATTAAATCTCTTGGTTTTTTCCCATTAATACTAATAATTGAATCACCTGATTCAAATCCTATTTCTTCAGCAATAGAATTAGCTTCAATACTTTCAATTTCTGCAGGGTTTATTTTATAAGTAATATTAGGAACTAAAAGATCAATGGGATCTTCCGTGTAATTAATTTCTTGCCACACAATTTAAGGCCAAATACTCTTATTTATATTTATTCTAAACTTATATATGACTCAAAGTGTATTAAATACTTTTAAAAAACTAAAGATAGGTGTGAAATTATGGGCCTTTTATTTATTAAAATATGGCATTCGCAGTTTTCTAAAACACGATTTAGATTAATCAAAATAACCTTTTTCATTGAAAGAATTAATTACAAAAAATTTAGAAGTAAAAGATAAATTCAACTATGAATCCCATAAGACAGTTGATTCATATGAAAATAGTTTTTTATCAAATCCTATATCTTTAAGATTGTGGTCTTCTTTTTTTGTAATTTTACCTATTTTTGTTCAAGCACCTTGGGTTAGATTAGAACCAATAAGTGCTCTTTGTTTTACTTTTGTGATTGTCTTAGTGGCAATTGTTTTGAATCAGAAAGGATCAAATAAGTGGTTTATTGTCAGTTCATTATTACTTGGTATATCAGGTAGTTGGCTTGGTGGATGTTTGTTCTGGGGATGGTTAAGCCCATTTCCTATCCTACACATACCTGTTGAAGCTGTAGTTCTCCCATTAGCTTTAATTGGATTTGGTACTAATTGGAAAATAGGTTCAAGTTTTTATATCTCTTCTTTATTTGGAACCGCAGTTACCGACATTACAATATTTTTAATCGGAATCATGGACCAATGGAGGCAGGTAATTACAGCAGATTCTGAAAATGCACCCATGATTCTTCAAAAAACTTCAGAGAGTCTTATTCAAATAAAATCATTATCCATTATCATTTTTGTTGCTCTTATACTTTGGTTTATTTCAAAAGAAATTTTAGATTCTGGCACAATTAATACTACTAGTGGTAAAGCACTCTTAGTTTCTGGTTACGTAATTCAAACGACATTAATTGTTGATGGTATTTTTATCGTTTTAGCAATTCTACAACCAACTTTTAGTGGCTTGGTTTAATGTTAAGGCCTCCATTTTCGCAAGAACCGATACCAATAAATAATTGGGATGTAATCGTTATAGGCGCTGGAGCTGCTGGCCTTATGACTTGTCTTGAATTGCCCTCAAATTTAAAAGTGCTTCTTTTAAATAGAAATACTAGTAAGGTATCTTCCAGTAGATGGGCTCAAGGAGGAATTGCATCTGTTGTTAGACAAGATGATTCATTTGATCTTCATGCTGAGGATACTTTAAAAGCAGGTGATGGACTATGTGATGTTCAAGCTGTAGAAATGCTTGTTAAAGATGCCCCAGGCTGTGTAGAAAGGTTGCAGAATTTAGGGATGATTTTTGATCAAAGTTCTGATCAACTAGCTACTACCTTGGAAGCAGCCCATTCACGAAGAAGAGTCTTACATGTTAAAGATCGTACTGGAAGAGCATTAGTAGAAGTTCTAGAAGATCATATTGAGAATCAAAAAAATATTCTTCACTGCAGGGGTGTAAGAGTAACTGAACTTCTCATTGAACATCAAGAATGTAGAGGAGTTCAGGTTCTTGATGGAGCAAATTTATACTGGATTAAATCTAGAGCTGTTGTTTTGGCTACAGGTGGGGGTGGGCACTTATTTACAAATACAACTAATCCTGCTCAATCCTCTGGTGAAGGGATTGCTCTTGCATGGAAAGCAGGAGCTGCTATCGAAGATTTAGAGTTCGTGCAATTTCATCCAACAGCTTTAAAATTTTATGGTGCACCTTGCTTCTTAATATCTGAGGCACTTAGAGGGGAAGGAGCGATTTTAATTGATAAAAATGGTGAAAGTCCAGTTAAAAATCTTGAAAATCGTGATCTAGCTACTAGAGATCAGGTAAGTAGAGCAATTATGAAAAATATGCATGATAATAATGTAGATCATGTTGGCTTAGACCTGCGGTATATTGACCCAGAAAAAATTGTAGAGCGCTTCCCTACGATCTTAAGTCGATGTCAGGATTATGGCGTTAACCCTTTAAATGAGGTTATTCCCGTAGCTCCTGCAGCTCATTATTGGATGGGAGGTATTAAAACTGATCTAAATGCATGTTCAACAAGAAAAGGATTATATGCTGTTGGAGAAGTGGCTTCTACAGGTGTGCATGGTGCTAATAGACTTGCAAGTAATTCACTGATGGAGTGTCTTGTTTTCGCAAGAAAAATGTCTTCAATTGTTTTGAATGACCTTTCTAAATTTGAAAAATTTGATAGATCATTTCAAAAGTTAGATATTGAAGATCCTAAAGAAGATCAAATTTCTATAATTGCCGAAAAAATTGATGAACTAAGAAAATTATGTTGGTTAAATTTAGGTGTATCTAGAAATAAGGTAAATATGAGTAAATTTTTAAATTACATTCAAAATGACATAAATAAATTAAATAAAAATGATTTACTAAATAGTCTTGAAAAAATAAAATTTGATCAAAAAATAAAACTTAGTGAACGCAATAGAAGAGCATTAAATCTTTTACTTGATTTAAAGAATAGACAAATAACCACCATAACTTTATTAAAAGCTTGTCTATTTAGAGAAGAAAGTAGAGGAGGACATTATAGAGATGATTTCCCTGATAAAGATAAAAATTGGGAATGCCATACTAGACAACAGTTAGATCAAAAAATTCAAAAAAGATTTATTAAAAATTAAGATCTCCCTGATAGTCTGTTTTTGTTGCTAGTTCATTTAACTCACGCGTACCACTAATAATTTCTCCATTTATTTCCCATGAGGGAAATCCACTGATTCCTTTCGTTTGGCAGAGCTCATACTCATTTTCTTTTCCATCTTTAGCACATTCAATTACTCTTAATTCTTTAACTGCTTCCTGACCAAATAATTGTTTCTGATCGTGGCAATGCGGACACCAGTATGCACTATACATAACGATATTGTTTTCACTTAAAAATTTTGCAAACTTTACCTTCTGGGGAGAGCTTGAAGTGGTAATAATTGGCGATACATTTTCAGTGGGGTTTGCAACATCAATAGCATTAGAGGGGTCAACGTTTGTTGACCAAATTAGGCCCCCCAGCAGGACACTAATGGCTACAATGAAACCTCTAAAAATCATAGGTTCTCTACTTTCGAACTTTGCTCCAATCATAGAAATAATAAAGATAGAAAACGATAAAATTGCTGAAAGTATACAAAAAAAGCAATATGCCTGAATCTTAAAAAACATTATATTTATCAATAAAAAGCTAAATGTTGATGACGCACAAGAAATTAGAAATACTAACCACCATAAAAACTTATTTAGTTTTTCTTTCGGGGAAAATAAATTAAGCGAGAGTATTACTGTGATAACTAATATTGATAAATATGTTATGAATCCAGCTAATGAGAGAGGTATATTAACTTGATTATTTTCAAATAAAGTACCCCAAGGACTATTTAAAACTGTTTCACAACCATTTTGTATACCTGGGCATGAAAGCGAAGTAAATAATCCCCAGTTTTTTAAAGTAATCGAACCTGTATCAACTATGCCTATTGTGCTAAGTATTGCGATTATGATTTTTGGCCATTTTAAATCTTTTTTATTTCTTCTGTTTAAAGTCTTAAGGGCCATATAAAAAGAAAGTTTGTTATTTACATTATCTATCCTAATATTATCTTGGCATGAGAGTTATATACGAAATGCTGTTTTAATCTTTTAATTCTTATTTTTCAACTTGTGAAACAAAATAGTCTCAATGTAAAAGAAAAAAAACTATCTAAGATTGCATTCAGTCATGTTGGTTGTGAGAAAAATCTTGTTGATACTGAACATATGCAGGGCTTATTAGATAAAGAGGGTTATCAAGTTGACAGCAATATAAATG containing:
- a CDS encoding TIGR03279 family radical SAM protein, translated to MWQEINYTEDPIDLLVPNITYKINPAEIESIEANSIAEEIGFESGDSIISINGKKPRDLIDYQILISEEILDISVLDKNHEIHNINIEKDQDVNLGINFKDALFDSIKQCNNRCPFCFIDQQPSGKRKSLYIKDDDYRLSFLYGSYLTLTNLKKEDWERIAMQKLSPLFISVHATDPATREKLLKNKKAGMILDQISWFEKNSIQIHAQIVVCPDINDGDILEKSILQLAEFYKKTSQTVLSVAIVPVGLTKFRPENDGLKSISPEYAKKTIKQVERIQTSLQITLGTRFCWLADEWYLIAGTNLPSYKSYENMPQESNGVGTIRNFLEALREKTQDLPQKVKKPKKVSWIVGKLVYEALIPTVKKLNLINGLTINLYGLPSIYWGQDQVVTGLLTGEDLIYGLKNKDLGEAVYIPSIMLKINTDLFLDDKNIQEVENQINTKIHVLDDSNDIINTLIG
- a CDS encoding DUF3120 domain-containing protein, with translation MKELITKNLEVKDKFNYESHKTVDSYENSFLSNPISLRLWSSFFVILPIFVQAPWVRLEPISALCFTFVIVLVAIVLNQKGSNKWFIVSSLLLGISGSWLGGCLFWGWLSPFPILHIPVEAVVLPLALIGFGTNWKIGSSFYISSLFGTAVTDITIFLIGIMDQWRQVITADSENAPMILQKTSESLIQIKSLSIIIFVALILWFISKEILDSGTINTTSGKALLVSGYVIQTTLIVDGIFIVLAILQPTFSGLV
- the nadB gene encoding L-aspartate oxidase is translated as MLRPPFSQEPIPINNWDVIVIGAGAAGLMTCLELPSNLKVLLLNRNTSKVSSSRWAQGGIASVVRQDDSFDLHAEDTLKAGDGLCDVQAVEMLVKDAPGCVERLQNLGMIFDQSSDQLATTLEAAHSRRRVLHVKDRTGRALVEVLEDHIENQKNILHCRGVRVTELLIEHQECRGVQVLDGANLYWIKSRAVVLATGGGGHLFTNTTNPAQSSGEGIALAWKAGAAIEDLEFVQFHPTALKFYGAPCFLISEALRGEGAILIDKNGESPVKNLENRDLATRDQVSRAIMKNMHDNNVDHVGLDLRYIDPEKIVERFPTILSRCQDYGVNPLNEVIPVAPAAHYWMGGIKTDLNACSTRKGLYAVGEVASTGVHGANRLASNSLMECLVFARKMSSIVLNDLSKFEKFDRSFQKLDIEDPKEDQISIIAEKIDELRKLCWLNLGVSRNKVNMSKFLNYIQNDINKLNKNDLLNSLEKIKFDQKIKLSERNRRALNLLLDLKNRQITTITLLKACLFREESRGGHYRDDFPDKDKNWECHTRQQLDQKIQKRFIKN
- a CDS encoding vitamin K epoxide reductase family protein gives rise to the protein MALKTLNRRNKKDLKWPKIIIAILSTIGIVDTGSITLKNWGLFTSLSCPGIQNGCETVLNSPWGTLFENNQVNIPLSLAGFITYLSILVITVILSLNLFSPKEKLNKFLWWLVFLISCASSTFSFLLINIMFFKIQAYCFFCILSAILSFSIFIISMIGAKFESREPMIFRGFIVAISVLLGGLIWSTNVDPSNAIDVANPTENVSPIITTSSSPQKVKFAKFLSENNIVMYSAYWCPHCHDQKQLFGQEAVKELRVIECAKDGKENEYELCQTKGISGFPSWEINGEIISGTRELNELATKTDYQGDLNF